From Denitrovibrio acetiphilus DSM 12809, the proteins below share one genomic window:
- the pckA gene encoding phosphoenolpyruvate carboxykinase (ATP) encodes MSNKDQKALEVYGLTNLGEVKRNLTAPELYEEIIKNGEGKIAKGGAIVCLTGAVTGRSPNDKFIVKEDTTEGDVNWSKGNVPITQEKFDNIYNKLCAYLQQKDVYVQECYAGADEASRIRVRAINEYAWQNLFVQNMFIQEPDETKLANFEADFTIICCPDFKCKGELDGVNSENFVLLNFAKKVVIIGGTAYAGEMKKSIFTVMNYLLPKQGIMSMHCSANIGKDGDVALFFGLSGTGKTTLSTDPERALIGDDEHGWDDKGVFNIEGGCYAKVINLSREMEPDIFATTEKFNTVLENVVMDDGRNVDLDDDSITENTRASYPLQSIDNIEPSGKGGMPKNIIFLTYDAFGVLPPVSKLTVPQAMYHFISGYTAKVAGTEKGVTEPKAVFSSCFGEPFMVWHPSVYAKLLGEKIIENNVTCYLVNTGLTGGPHGIGSRFKISHTREIIRAILSGAIDKSEFMEDEIFGFGIPKTLGDIPTDVLHPVESWKDKAAYKAQLTQLAENFKANFKKYEAGTDAEIIAGGPKI; translated from the coding sequence GTGAGTAATAAAGATCAAAAGGCACTTGAGGTTTACGGTCTCACCAATCTTGGCGAGGTTAAGAGAAACCTCACAGCACCAGAACTTTATGAAGAAATAATTAAAAATGGCGAAGGTAAAATTGCCAAGGGCGGAGCTATAGTCTGTCTCACAGGAGCAGTCACCGGCCGTTCACCTAATGACAAGTTCATAGTTAAAGAGGACACTACAGAAGGTGATGTCAACTGGTCAAAAGGTAACGTCCCAATCACTCAGGAAAAATTCGACAATATATACAATAAACTCTGTGCTTATCTTCAGCAGAAGGACGTATACGTTCAGGAATGCTACGCAGGTGCAGATGAAGCCTCCAGAATAAGAGTACGTGCAATCAACGAATACGCATGGCAAAACCTTTTTGTTCAGAACATGTTCATTCAGGAACCAGACGAAACAAAGCTTGCAAACTTCGAAGCTGACTTCACCATCATATGCTGTCCTGACTTTAAATGTAAAGGCGAGCTCGACGGCGTTAACAGCGAAAACTTTGTTCTCCTCAACTTCGCGAAAAAAGTAGTTATCATCGGCGGTACAGCATACGCCGGCGAAATGAAAAAATCCATATTCACAGTTATGAATTACCTTCTGCCTAAGCAGGGGATTATGTCTATGCACTGTTCTGCCAATATAGGCAAAGACGGTGATGTCGCACTTTTCTTCGGTCTTTCCGGTACGGGCAAAACAACCCTCTCCACAGACCCTGAAAGAGCTCTCATAGGCGACGATGAACACGGATGGGACGATAAAGGCGTTTTCAACATAGAAGGCGGCTGTTATGCAAAGGTCATCAACCTTTCCCGTGAAATGGAACCGGACATTTTCGCCACAACAGAGAAATTCAACACAGTTCTTGAGAATGTCGTAATGGACGATGGACGAAACGTAGACCTCGACGACGACAGCATCACAGAGAATACAAGGGCTTCATACCCGCTTCAGTCCATAGACAACATCGAGCCTTCAGGTAAAGGCGGTATGCCGAAAAACATAATTTTCCTTACATATGACGCATTCGGTGTTCTCCCACCTGTATCAAAGCTCACTGTACCTCAGGCAATGTATCACTTCATCTCCGGCTACACGGCAAAAGTTGCAGGGACAGAAAAAGGCGTGACAGAGCCAAAAGCAGTTTTTTCCTCATGTTTCGGAGAGCCTTTCATGGTTTGGCACCCGTCTGTATACGCTAAACTTCTCGGCGAAAAGATCATTGAGAATAACGTTACATGTTATCTGGTAAACACCGGTCTCACAGGCGGACCTCACGGTATAGGTTCAAGATTTAAAATCAGCCACACAAGAGAGATCATAAGAGCTATCCTATCCGGTGCAATTGATAAATCCGAGTTTATGGAAGACGAGATCTTCGGTTTCGGTATCCCTAAAACCCTCGGTGATATCCCCACTGACGTTCTTCACCCTGTGGAGAGCTGGAAGGATAAGGCTGCGTATAAAGCACAGCTCACTCAGCTTGCTGAAAACTTTAAAGCCAACTTTAAAAAGTATGAAGCAGGCACAGATGCTGAAATCATAGCAGGCGGACCAAAAATCTAA
- a CDS encoding DUF523 domain-containing protein: MKKILVSACLLGENVRYNAEVIEVSDKINDLMAKYEVIPVCPEVLGGLPVPREACEIQGMSGSDVLDGDTIVRGSKGSDHTGAFVIGAKKTLELAREHNVEFAVLKQRSPSCGSSCIYTGKFDGTKQPGEGVATALLRRQGIKVISEEDI; the protein is encoded by the coding sequence ATGAAAAAAATACTTGTAAGTGCATGTCTCTTAGGCGAAAACGTCAGATACAATGCAGAAGTTATTGAAGTTTCTGATAAAATTAACGACCTTATGGCAAAATACGAAGTTATCCCAGTATGTCCTGAAGTTCTGGGTGGTCTCCCTGTTCCAAGAGAGGCATGTGAGATACAGGGTATGAGCGGTTCAGATGTGCTGGACGGCGATACAATAGTAAGAGGCAGCAAAGGGAGTGACCACACAGGTGCTTTTGTGATCGGTGCGAAAAAGACCCTCGAACTTGCCAGAGAACATAATGTTGAATTTGCTGTTTTAAAACAACGAAGCCCTTCCTGTGGAAGCAGCTGCATTTATACAGGTAAATTCGACGGTACAAAACAACCCGGCGAAGGTGTTGCAACAGCATTGCTTCGCAGACAAGGGATAAAGGTTATAAGTGAAGAAGATATCTAA
- a CDS encoding tyrosine recombinase XerC, whose protein sequence is MIKASDNKFMQIDKAVSIFLKFMQQEKGASDHTIKNYSRDLADLCMYLEDSAIDDIQDADFFTLRGFVAMLFDKGLAKSTIERKIACLKSFFAFMQKKNHTDDNPARMLKFPKKEQKAFKVFNIDSIIALLDAPDKDKPAGMRDALIQELMYGTGVRVSELVGLNLSDIDFGGMRILVRGKGKKERIVPIADMHIEMINDYLDVKMDICNGYLPDNEAIFINKFGSRLTDRSVRRIVEKYLKIAGLPMDFSPHSFRHSYATHLLEGGADLRTIQSLLGHESLTTTQKYTHLNLTELLRVYDATHPFASGKHD, encoded by the coding sequence ATGATAAAAGCGTCCGATAATAAGTTTATGCAGATAGATAAAGCAGTTTCAATATTCCTTAAATTTATGCAGCAGGAGAAGGGAGCGTCCGATCATACTATCAAGAATTACTCCCGTGATCTTGCAGACCTGTGTATGTATCTGGAGGATTCGGCTATTGACGACATTCAGGATGCTGATTTTTTCACTTTGCGGGGGTTTGTGGCGATGTTGTTTGACAAGGGGCTGGCAAAGTCAACTATAGAGCGGAAGATAGCCTGCCTCAAATCTTTTTTTGCATTTATGCAGAAGAAGAACCACACGGATGATAATCCTGCACGGATGCTGAAGTTTCCTAAAAAGGAGCAGAAAGCATTTAAAGTTTTTAATATTGACAGTATTATAGCTCTTTTGGATGCTCCGGATAAAGATAAGCCGGCTGGTATGCGTGATGCGCTTATTCAGGAACTTATGTATGGAACAGGGGTTCGTGTCAGCGAGCTGGTGGGGCTTAATCTTTCAGATATAGACTTCGGTGGTATGCGTATCCTTGTTCGAGGTAAAGGGAAGAAAGAGCGTATTGTTCCTATAGCAGACATGCATATTGAGATGATCAATGATTATCTTGATGTTAAAATGGATATTTGTAATGGCTATCTACCTGATAATGAAGCAATATTTATTAATAAATTTGGTTCCAGACTTACAGATCGTTCCGTACGCAGGATCGTTGAGAAATATCTGAAGATAGCCGGACTGCCTATGGATTTTTCACCTCACTCATTCAGGCATTCATACGCTACCCATCTCCTTGAAGGGGGGGCAGACCTGCGGACTATTCAGAGTCTTTTAGGGCACGAGTCATTAACCACCACCCAGAAATACACACACTTGAATCTGACGGAACTGCTCCGTGTTTATGATGCCACCCATCCTTTTGCATCCGGTAAGCATGATTAG
- a CDS encoding HNH endonuclease — MDNFFLTADEKHIKKEKEKARELRKKGWWKNKLAEGKCHYCQGDFNPAELTMDHIVPVARGGFSTKGNVVPACKECNSKKKYLLPIEWEEFLAGMGNK; from the coding sequence ATGGATAATTTTTTTTTAACTGCTGATGAGAAACACATCAAAAAAGAGAAAGAAAAAGCACGTGAGCTACGCAAAAAGGGCTGGTGGAAGAATAAGCTGGCTGAAGGGAAGTGCCACTACTGTCAGGGGGATTTTAACCCTGCTGAACTGACGATGGATCACATTGTACCTGTTGCCAGAGGTGGTTTCAGCACCAAAGGTAATGTTGTTCCTGCGTGCAAAGAGTGCAACAGCAAAAAGAAATATCTGCTCCCCATAGAGTGGGAAGAGTTTCTGGCTGGTATGGGTAATAAATAA
- a CDS encoding NUDIX hydrolase, whose product MVKNCTANYIEEKLKGYDRYKMAVTERVAAVLVPVVNIGDDCCVIFTKRLRELNHHGGEVSFPGGLSENVDTSLRETALRETYEEIGVRPDNVHVAGVLDDELSRWGHRVTPYVGVVKDPVFSLQATEVERLYKVPVSHLLRDDVYYSERWMRDGNVRTVHFYRYRNDIIWGLTAKILRKFILFMSK is encoded by the coding sequence TTGGTTAAAAATTGTACCGCAAACTATATAGAAGAAAAACTTAAAGGTTATGATAGATATAAAATGGCGGTGACTGAACGTGTTGCCGCCGTTTTGGTTCCTGTGGTTAATATCGGTGATGACTGCTGTGTCATATTTACAAAACGTCTGCGAGAGCTTAATCACCACGGAGGGGAGGTCTCTTTTCCTGGTGGACTGAGTGAGAATGTTGACACCAGTCTTCGTGAGACTGCACTTCGCGAGACCTATGAGGAGATTGGTGTCAGACCGGACAATGTCCATGTTGCGGGTGTGCTGGATGATGAGCTTTCCAGGTGGGGGCATCGTGTTACGCCTTATGTGGGCGTGGTTAAAGACCCGGTGTTCAGCCTTCAGGCTACAGAAGTTGAGAGGCTTTATAAAGTACCTGTATCGCACCTTCTGCGGGATGATGTATACTATAGTGAAAGGTGGATGCGTGACGGGAATGTGCGCACTGTACATTTTTACAGATACAGGAATGATATCATATGGGGATTGACTGCAAAGATATTAAGAAAATTTATTCTTTTCATGAGTAAGTGA
- the alaS gene encoding alanine--tRNA ligase: protein MTGQEIRKKFLEYFAEHGHEIVSSSSLVPHDDPTLLFTNAGMNQFKDTFLGRETRSYTRATTSQKVVRAGGKHNDLENVGVTSRHHTFFEMLGNFSFGDYFKEDAIKFGWEFLTKVVGLPAEKMFVSVYNDDEEAAQIWRDVIGLDAKDIEYRGEKDNFWAMGDTGPCGPCSEIHIDQGEHTGCQSPDCDRNCECDRHLELWNLVFMQYNRSEDGTLTPLPKPSIDTGMGLERVASVVQGVTSNYDTDLFLPIIKYIADLAGKKYGDSEKDNVSMRVIADHSRAATFLIGDGVLPANDGRGYVLRRIMRRAMRHGRMLGLEGAFFYKVCGFVVDFMKGHYIELADKKPYIAKVVTNEEQSFSRTLNTGLKIIDELLEKNKDSKTISGEDIFKMYDTFGFPVDLLADIAEDNGYVLDNAGFEQEMHTQQERAKKSWSGSGEQRVADVYIKLASTLKSEFVGYEELEAESEVAAIIKNDAQSETAEGECDIILTKTPFYAEGGGQAGDIGYIKTDTAVFKVTGTHKYGDGMIAMRGFTELGVIKMGETVKAQVDKTARRATERNHTSTHILHKALQMVLGDHVRQAGSQVNPERLRFDFNHYAPVSAEEIMRIEEIANEEIQANTALKKTYMNIDDAVNSGAMALFGEKYGNKVRVVEIGDFSKELCGGCHVDRTGDIGLLKVTSEASVASGVRRIEAVTGMAAVAGMQKLDALAKDGAKLLKTTPDGLYERMVELTDSLKDKEKELKKIADQMASKDAAGLMDDVKIVSGIKVLAAKLANGDADAMRKFVDTARDRIGSGVVVAGAVTDDKVIFVCGVTKDTTGKVKAGDIVREVAKITGGGGGGRPDMAQAGGKHPEKLDEAIANVEKIVEGLVG from the coding sequence ATGACAGGACAGGAGATACGCAAGAAATTTCTGGAATACTTTGCAGAACACGGTCACGAGATAGTGAGCTCATCGTCGCTGGTTCCACACGATGACCCGACACTGCTCTTTACCAACGCAGGTATGAACCAGTTTAAGGATACATTTCTGGGCAGAGAGACAAGAAGCTATACTAGAGCCACTACCAGCCAGAAGGTTGTGCGTGCCGGCGGTAAGCATAATGACCTTGAAAATGTCGGTGTAACATCACGTCACCATACTTTTTTTGAGATGCTGGGGAATTTCTCTTTCGGAGATTATTTTAAAGAGGATGCGATAAAATTCGGCTGGGAATTTCTCACAAAAGTTGTCGGTCTGCCGGCAGAAAAGATGTTTGTGTCTGTTTATAACGATGATGAAGAGGCAGCTCAGATATGGCGTGATGTTATAGGGCTTGATGCCAAGGATATTGAGTACAGAGGCGAAAAAGATAACTTCTGGGCTATGGGGGACACCGGTCCCTGCGGTCCGTGTTCTGAAATACATATCGATCAGGGGGAACACACGGGATGCCAGTCTCCTGACTGTGACAGAAACTGTGAGTGCGACAGGCACCTTGAGCTGTGGAATCTTGTTTTTATGCAGTATAACCGCAGCGAAGACGGTACTCTTACGCCACTTCCTAAACCTTCTATTGATACAGGTATGGGGCTGGAGCGTGTAGCATCTGTTGTGCAGGGAGTTACCAGTAATTATGACACAGACCTTTTCCTGCCTATTATTAAATATATAGCTGATCTCGCAGGGAAGAAGTACGGGGACAGCGAAAAAGATAATGTCTCCATGCGCGTTATTGCTGACCATAGTCGTGCAGCAACTTTCCTCATAGGTGACGGAGTTCTGCCTGCTAATGACGGGAGAGGATATGTTCTTCGCCGCATAATGAGACGTGCCATGAGACACGGGCGGATGCTAGGTCTTGAGGGCGCCTTCTTTTATAAAGTGTGCGGGTTTGTTGTGGATTTCATGAAAGGACACTACATCGAGCTTGCGGACAAAAAACCTTACATTGCAAAAGTTGTAACTAACGAGGAGCAGTCGTTCAGCAGAACCCTTAATACAGGGCTGAAAATTATCGATGAACTCCTTGAAAAGAATAAAGATAGTAAAACCATATCAGGAGAGGACATCTTTAAGATGTATGACACATTCGGATTTCCTGTGGATTTACTTGCTGATATCGCTGAAGATAATGGGTATGTCCTTGATAATGCAGGCTTTGAGCAGGAGATGCACACTCAGCAGGAACGTGCGAAAAAGTCATGGTCCGGTAGCGGAGAGCAGCGTGTTGCTGACGTATACATCAAGCTGGCAAGCACCCTTAAGAGCGAGTTTGTAGGGTATGAAGAACTCGAAGCTGAGTCGGAAGTAGCTGCAATTATCAAAAATGATGCTCAATCTGAAACAGCGGAAGGCGAATGTGACATCATCCTGACAAAAACACCTTTTTATGCAGAAGGGGGCGGTCAGGCTGGCGACATCGGCTATATAAAAACTGATACTGCTGTTTTTAAAGTGACCGGCACACATAAATACGGTGACGGGATGATAGCCATGCGGGGCTTTACAGAGCTGGGCGTAATCAAAATGGGAGAGACTGTCAAAGCACAGGTGGATAAAACTGCAAGAAGGGCAACTGAGAGAAATCATACATCCACACATATTCTCCATAAGGCTTTACAGATGGTTCTGGGCGACCACGTCCGTCAGGCAGGCTCACAGGTTAACCCCGAAAGACTGCGGTTTGACTTCAACCACTATGCTCCGGTCTCTGCTGAAGAGATTATGCGTATAGAAGAGATAGCAAATGAAGAAATTCAGGCAAATACAGCCCTGAAAAAGACATATATGAATATTGATGATGCTGTTAACTCCGGTGCCATGGCTCTCTTTGGTGAGAAATACGGTAACAAGGTGCGTGTTGTTGAAATCGGTGATTTCAGCAAAGAACTTTGCGGCGGGTGTCATGTTGACCGTACCGGTGATATTGGTCTTCTGAAAGTGACAAGTGAGGCATCAGTTGCCTCCGGAGTGCGCAGGATAGAGGCTGTGACAGGGATGGCTGCCGTTGCGGGGATGCAGAAACTTGACGCTCTTGCGAAAGACGGTGCGAAACTGCTTAAAACCACTCCGGACGGACTCTACGAACGTATGGTGGAGCTGACAGACAGCCTGAAAGATAAAGAGAAAGAACTTAAGAAGATAGCTGATCAGATGGCATCCAAAGACGCCGCAGGGCTCATGGACGATGTTAAGATCGTCAGCGGTATTAAGGTGCTTGCAGCGAAACTTGCAAACGGAGACGCAGACGCCATGCGTAAGTTTGTTGATACTGCCAGAGACAGGATAGGGAGTGGTGTTGTTGTCGCCGGAGCTGTCACAGACGACAAAGTTATTTTTGTGTGTGGTGTGACAAAAGACACCACAGGCAAAGTCAAAGCTGGTGATATCGTTAGAGAAGTTGCGAAGATTACCGGAGGAGGGGGTGGCGGACGTCCTGACATGGCGCAGGCTGGCGGGAAGCATCCTGAGAAGCTGGATGAAGCCATTGCAAATGTTGAAAAGATAGTGGAAGGTCTCGTTGGTTAA
- a CDS encoding N-acetylmuramoyl-L-alanine amidase-like domain-containing protein has protein sequence MKKISKLILLTVALLLLVGWDTGKVDNILSKSSHISSAGDRIAYISQQLLGTPYADGTLKGSPDSKEELVVNLNGVDCFTFLDTVEALRLSDNAENFIKNLKQVRYFSGKVDYVNRKHFFTDWISGDLNTVKDITPEIAGTITVEKYINRRSDKNSWLKNLPQTMRMVTYLPASIIDKEVIKTLKTGDYIGIYSDKAGLDATHTGIFIRNSNGEFFRNASSLKGKVVDYPFREYMTKVRGIIIFRPI, from the coding sequence GTGAAGAAGATATCTAAACTAATTCTGCTGACTGTAGCACTTCTGCTTCTGGTCGGGTGGGACACTGGCAAAGTTGACAATATTCTGTCAAAGTCTTCTCACATAAGCAGCGCCGGAGACAGGATAGCTTATATATCCCAACAACTTCTGGGTACCCCGTATGCAGACGGAACCCTTAAGGGAAGCCCTGACTCAAAAGAAGAACTTGTCGTTAACCTTAATGGGGTTGACTGCTTCACCTTTCTGGACACTGTGGAAGCTTTGCGATTGTCCGACAATGCCGAGAATTTCATAAAGAACCTGAAACAAGTCAGATATTTCAGCGGAAAAGTCGATTACGTTAACAGAAAACATTTTTTTACAGACTGGATATCAGGCGATCTTAATACCGTAAAAGACATAACGCCTGAGATAGCTGGTACCATAACTGTGGAAAAATACATTAACCGCAGGTCAGACAAAAACAGCTGGCTCAAAAATCTGCCGCAAACCATGCGAATGGTAACTTATCTTCCCGCTTCGATCATTGATAAAGAAGTTATCAAAACACTCAAAACCGGAGATTATATAGGTATTTACAGCGACAAAGCGGGACTTGATGCAACTCACACAGGCATTTTTATAAGAAACAGTAACGGTGAGTTTTTCAGAAATGCATCATCACTTAAGGGTAAAGTTGTTGATTATCCTTTCAGAGAATACATGACAAAGGTGAGAGGGATAATTATATTCAGACCTATATAA
- the trmFO gene encoding methylenetetrahydrofolate--tRNA-(uracil(54)-C(5))-methyltransferase (FADH(2)-oxidizing) TrmFO has translation MGKTVYIAGGGLAGCEAAYYLAERGHEVKLYEMRPLVQTPAHETEFLGELVCSNSLKSTLPDTSSGLLKEEMKILGSLVLAVAYQCQVPAGNALAVDRLDFAKGIDEIIRNHPHIEVISEELTDIPADRPCIIATGPLTSDKLAEKIKERFGGGLYFFDAIAPVISFDSVDMEKAFFKSRWEKGDNDYLNLGMNKEQYELFYNEMMASEKTEFKDFEKLNVYEGCMPIEEMGARGPQTLTFGPFRPVGLRHPVTEEKYYAVVQLRKENKEGTAYNLVGCQTKMKIPEQKRVFRLIPGLENAEFLRFGSIHRNTYIHSPGNLKRTFQTTADKDLYFAGQITGVEGYLESAASGILAAHSIIYPEFEGFHEETALGALARHVSGEVAENKKEYVPSNFHFGMLPGHGEKIRDKKLKKQMYADRALEHYKHLCD, from the coding sequence ATGGGTAAAACAGTTTATATAGCTGGCGGCGGTCTTGCAGGCTGTGAGGCCGCTTACTATCTTGCTGAAAGAGGTCATGAAGTTAAGCTGTATGAGATGCGCCCGCTTGTGCAGACCCCTGCACACGAAACCGAATTTCTCGGTGAACTCGTATGTTCCAACTCCCTGAAAAGCACACTTCCCGACACATCCAGCGGACTTCTCAAAGAAGAGATGAAAATACTGGGCAGTCTCGTTTTAGCGGTTGCGTATCAGTGTCAGGTCCCTGCCGGAAATGCTCTGGCTGTGGACAGGCTGGACTTTGCGAAGGGGATAGATGAAATTATCCGCAATCATCCTCACATTGAGGTTATATCGGAAGAGCTTACCGACATCCCTGCTGACCGTCCATGCATAATAGCCACCGGACCTCTGACATCCGATAAGCTAGCAGAGAAGATCAAGGAACGTTTCGGCGGTGGGCTTTACTTTTTTGATGCCATTGCCCCTGTGATATCCTTTGACTCTGTGGATATGGAAAAAGCATTTTTCAAAAGCAGATGGGAAAAGGGCGACAACGATTACCTCAACCTCGGCATGAACAAAGAGCAGTACGAACTTTTTTATAATGAAATGATGGCTTCCGAAAAGACTGAGTTTAAAGATTTTGAAAAGCTGAACGTATACGAAGGCTGTATGCCTATTGAGGAGATGGGGGCTCGTGGACCCCAGACACTTACTTTTGGCCCTTTTCGCCCTGTGGGGCTCAGGCACCCTGTTACCGAAGAGAAATACTATGCTGTTGTCCAGCTCCGCAAGGAGAACAAAGAGGGGACAGCTTATAACCTTGTCGGCTGTCAGACCAAGATGAAGATCCCTGAACAGAAACGTGTTTTCAGGCTTATTCCCGGACTCGAAAATGCTGAATTCTTACGTTTTGGCAGTATTCACCGCAATACTTATATTCATTCCCCGGGAAACCTTAAGAGAACATTTCAGACGACAGCAGATAAAGATTTATACTTTGCTGGACAGATCACAGGTGTTGAAGGATATCTCGAATCCGCCGCATCAGGCATTTTGGCAGCACATTCCATCATATACCCTGAGTTCGAAGGATTTCACGAAGAGACAGCTCTTGGCGCACTTGCCCGTCATGTCTCCGGTGAAGTAGCTGAGAATAAAAAGGAATATGTTCCATCAAACTTTCATTTCGGTATGCTCCCAGGTCATGGGGAAAAAATTCGTGATAAAAAATTGAAAAAACAGATGTATGCAGACCGAGCTCTGGAGCATTATAAGCATCTTTGCGACTGA
- a CDS encoding carbonic anhydrase, producing the protein MDKLFKGAIKFREISFEKRKELYESLHSEQKPHTLFIGCSDSRVVPELITRTLPGELFVVRNIANIVPHYRVAKEYAATTSAIEYAVNALDVENIVVCGHSNCGGCNAIYFDKTQLEQLPNVAHWLEQIEGVKSEVHLRHPDADPEHKAWITEQINIVKQMANLLSYPYISRKYEKGELHIYGWYYVISKGEVYNFNKETGEFELIS; encoded by the coding sequence ATGGATAAGCTTTTTAAGGGTGCAATCAAGTTTCGAGAGATAAGCTTCGAAAAGAGAAAAGAATTATACGAATCACTCCACAGCGAACAAAAGCCACACACACTATTCATCGGCTGTTCAGACTCACGCGTTGTACCGGAGCTGATCACAAGGACCCTGCCCGGTGAGCTTTTTGTCGTCCGCAACATAGCAAATATTGTCCCACACTACCGTGTAGCAAAAGAATATGCAGCTACAACATCCGCTATTGAATATGCAGTCAATGCTCTGGATGTTGAAAATATAGTGGTCTGTGGACACAGCAACTGCGGCGGATGCAACGCAATCTATTTTGATAAGACACAGCTCGAACAGCTGCCGAATGTTGCACATTGGCTGGAGCAGATAGAGGGAGTAAAAAGCGAAGTTCACCTGCGCCACCCAGATGCAGACCCAGAACACAAAGCATGGATAACAGAGCAGATAAATATAGTCAAACAGATGGCAAATCTACTCAGTTACCCATACATAAGCAGAAAGTATGAAAAAGGTGAACTGCATATATATGGTTGGTATTATGTTATTTCCAAAGGCGAAGTTTACAACTTTAATAAAGAAACAGGAGAATTCGAGCTCATTAGCTGA